The Nitrospira sp. sequence CCACATACAGATTTTCCTCGACGGTCAGTGATTGAGGCATCGCAATATACGTGGAGGAGAAGTTGACCTGCTGCAAAACCGCCTCCCGATGAGCCGAAAGATCCAAGCCGAACGCTTCGATCACTCCCGCCGTAGGTGTGACCAACCCCAATAGCATCTGAATCGTGGTGGTCTTGCCGGCTCCGTTCGGCCCCAATAATCCAAGAATTTCGCCAGGTCTGATCTCAAAGGAGACTCCATCTACCGCCGTGAAATCCCCAAATCGCTTCGTCAGGTTCGACACTTTCAGCACGGGAGTCGTCATGAGGCTCATCGCGCCGTTCGGTTAATTGAACAACAAGGTGCCACTGATCCGATCCGGGATGTGGCAAGTCTCGCACTTTCGGTTCAGCACCTTACCGCGATATTCTGTTTTCCCATCGTGACAGCGGAAACAGTCATTGAGGCCCCTCACACGAAGGTGAGTTCCCTCCGGATGGGTCGGATACCAAGGTTTGCTGTCAGTGGACACATGGCCTCGAGGTATGACGATGGGATAGCCCTTGATCGGTTCATCATGCACCACACCGGCATGACAGGTCGTACACCCTTCCTCCTGTCCACGAGCCTGGAACGCCTCCATGTGTTGTCGATGGCCCATAATCAGCCCCACCTCTCTCACCGGTTGGGGGAGATCGCGCGGCGCCATCTCGGACTCTCGAAGGATATGGCGATGGCAGCTGAGACAGACTCCTGAATCCACTTTTGCCTGAAGATTGTGCGCATCGGTCGGCGTCCCGAACAAATAAATGGCCGCGTCTGTGGCGCCTGCCCAGACCTTATCGTGCAACCACCCATCGAGACCGGGCCTCACATGGCACGCAACACAGCTCACGTCTTTATGGGAGGATTTGGCCCAGCTCTCATAGGAAGGCGCGATGGTGTGACATCCGGCGCAGAACTTCGGCTGATCTGTATACGGCGTCGCAATTCCAACCAGAGCCGCAGCTCCGGCAACGAGGCTCAGGACCAGCGTGGCCTTAGACTTCCAGTTCATGCTCCCGGCGTCTAAGGGGGAATTGCTCGATCAAGAGGGCAGCGACACCGGCCACATCGTCGAGATGCAGCACCGGCACCGGCAGATCCATTGGTTTATCGGTGACCACTGCCAGCAGGCCGTCCGCAGAATAGGCGATCTCACCGAGTTGATCGCGGACAATCATGACTTTCGGGTAGCCCTCGCTCTTCCACCCTTCCGCGATGATCAAATCATACGAGCTATCCAAGAACCGGTCTCGGACTTCCTCCACCTTCATCTGCTCAGAGACGTCGGCAAACAGGGCAAGACTCCCTTTCGACACGACCACCACACTGCTGGCGCCGGCACGTTTATGGCGCCAGCTATCTTTTCCCTCCGTGTCGAGATCAAACCCATGACCCGCGTGTTTCACCGTCGCGACACGGTACCCGGCCTTCACCAACTCGGGGATGACTCGTTCGATCAAGGTGGTTTTGCCGCTGTTCGAACGGCCGATAAACGAAACGATGGGAATGGACATAGGAATCAATCGTCGCGCCTCAATCGTCATTCATCCAACCGCCGTGATTGATCACCGGCTCTGTGGACTCACAACCGATGAGGTCTGACCGCCTTTCTAACAACAAGAGACGCCGTGTGCGCCGGCATGCACATGCGAGGTCGTGCTGAGCCACGCGTCACCGCTTAACAACTGAACCGTTACTTCATCACCTGGATTCAATCGCTCGACATCTACGGGTACGTCGATGAGACAGTTGGCTTTCACCATCGACGTGAGAATACCTGATCCTTGATCTCCGGTCGTGCGGACTTTGAAGACGCCTTCTTCTCTGGTGAGGATCCCGCGTAAAAAGTGACGGCGATCACCGCGCTTGGAGAATGTCTCCTGGAAAACTGCCTGCACGACCGGACGGCCGTATCCTCGACATCCGCTCATCTTCAGCAGGGCAGGCCGAACCAACTGCTCGAAGGTTACCATCGAGGAGACCGGATTGCCCGGGAGACCAAAAGCGAGCTTGCCCTGAATTTTTCCGAAGGCCAATGGCTGACCCGGCTTGATCGCAAGCTTCCAAAAATTCATCTCGGCGCCGAGTTCAGAAAACACCGCTTTTGTGAAGTCATAATCGCCCATGGACACGCCACCGGACAAGACGAGAATATCCGCGTTCAACCCTTGAGAAATTTTTTCCTTGAGCGCCGTCGGCGTATCACGGGCAATGCCGAGCAACAATGGAACCCCGCCGGCTTCTTGCACAGCCGCAGCAATACCGTAACTATTCGAATTGATGATCTTCTCTTCACTGAACCGCTCATCCAAATCTGCCAACTCGTCACCGGTTGAAAGGATCGCAACCCGAGGCCGCTGGTGGACAAACACGAATGACTTCGCGAGGATTGCCAGCATCCCCGCTTCACCGGGACGAATTCTGGTCCCTTTCGCGATGATGCATTCCCCTTTCTTGACATCCTCACCCTGAGGTCTGATGTTGGCACCATGTGATTCCGTCTTGAACACGCGAACCGAATCAGGTGTATGTTCAGTATCTTCGACCTTCAGAACTGTGTCAGCCCCTCGGGGAAGCGGCGCCCCGGTCAT is a genomic window containing:
- a CDS encoding NapC/NirT family cytochrome c, coding for MNWKSKATLVLSLVAGAAALVGIATPYTDQPKFCAGCHTIAPSYESWAKSSHKDVSCVACHVRPGLDGWLHDKVWAGATDAAIYLFGTPTDAHNLQAKVDSGVCLSCHRHILRESEMAPRDLPQPVREVGLIMGHRQHMEAFQARGQEEGCTTCHAGVVHDEPIKGYPIVIPRGHVSTDSKPWYPTHPEGTHLRVRGLNDCFRCHDGKTEYRGKVLNRKCETCHIPDRISGTLLFN
- the mobB gene encoding molybdopterin-guanine dinucleotide biosynthesis protein B, with the translated sequence MSIPIVSFIGRSNSGKTTLIERVIPELVKAGYRVATVKHAGHGFDLDTEGKDSWRHKRAGASSVVVVSKGSLALFADVSEQMKVEEVRDRFLDSSYDLIIAEGWKSEGYPKVMIVRDQLGEIAYSADGLLAVVTDKPMDLPVPVLHLDDVAGVAALLIEQFPLRRREHELEV
- a CDS encoding molybdopterin molybdotransferase MoeA, with protein sequence MTGLTQLHDAQQVVLDAAPVLGLEKISILDALGRVLGEDIVAERDNPPWDNSAMDGFAVRWEDIKPEHSIQKPVTLSVIEDVPAGMMPSKTVGSGQAIRIMTGAPLPRGADTVLKVEDTEHTPDSVRVFKTESHGANIRPQGEDVKKGECIIAKGTRIRPGEAGMLAILAKSFVFVHQRPRVAILSTGDELADLDERFSEEKIINSNSYGIAAAVQEAGGVPLLLGIARDTPTALKEKISQGLNADILVLSGGVSMGDYDFTKAVFSELGAEMNFWKLAIKPGQPLAFGKIQGKLAFGLPGNPVSSMVTFEQLVRPALLKMSGCRGYGRPVVQAVFQETFSKRGDRRHFLRGILTREEGVFKVRTTGDQGSGILTSMVKANCLIDVPVDVERLNPGDEVTVQLLSGDAWLSTTSHVHAGAHGVSCC